One region of Bubalus bubalis isolate 160015118507 breed Murrah chromosome 15, NDDB_SH_1, whole genome shotgun sequence genomic DNA includes:
- the C15H8orf33 gene encoding UPF0488 protein C8orf33 homolog isoform X2 — MTLVLSPFPQAPGHPARETAAAPGPGRPTCRDAASRTKKQKKKTRDGASVASGSGKTPEKQDPEEAPLSAEAQAEQLARELAWCVEKLELGLKMQRPTPKQKEQALGAIRTLRSQRTPLPRKRQLMRSLFGDYRAQIEAEWREALQALRTAAHSAQVQPVGEAARKKSRRVCRPRPEGRSKGTSDTRDEEFRFNFF; from the exons ATGACCCTCGTTCTTTCCCCCTTTCCCCAGGCTCCAGGACATCCTGCTCGGGAGACAGCGGCAGCCCCAGGCCCAG GGCGCCCTACGTGCCGTGACGCTGCCTCGAGGACcaagaagcaaaagaagaaaacccGGGATGGGGCGTCTGTTGCCAGTGGAAGCGGGAAGACCCCAGAAAAGCAGGACCCCGAGGAAGCCCCCCTAAGCGCAGAGGCCCAG GCTGAGCAGCTGGCTCGGGAACTGGCCTGGTGCGTGGAAAAGCTGGAGCTGGGACTGAAGATGCAGAGACCCACCCCTAAGCAGA AAGAACAAGCTCTTGGAGCCATCCGAACCTTGCGCAGCCAGAGAACCCCTCTGCCCCGGAAGAGGCAGCTGATGCGCTCTTTGTTTGGGGACTACAGGGCTCAGATAGAAGCCGAGTGGCGCGAGGCCCTGCAGGCTCTCAGGACTG CTGCCCACTCAGCCCAGGTGCAGCCTGTAGGTGAGGCTGCCAGAAAGAAGAGCCGAAGGGTCTGCAGACCTCGTCCAGAAGGAAGGTCCAAGGGCACCTCGGATACTCGTGATGAAGAGTTTAGGTTTAATTTCTTTTAG
- the C15H8orf33 gene encoding UPF0488 protein C8orf33 homolog isoform X3, with product MAAPGHPARETAAAPGPGRPTCRDAASRTKKQKKKTRDGASVASGSGKTPEKQDPEEAPLSAEAQAEQLARELAWCVEKLELGLKMQRPTPKQKEQALGAIRTLRSQRTPLPRKRQLMRSLFGDYRAQIEAEWREALQALRTAAHSAQVQPVGEAARKKSRRVCRPRPEGRSKGTSDTRDEEFRFNFF from the exons ATGGCG GCTCCAGGACATCCTGCTCGGGAGACAGCGGCAGCCCCAGGCCCAG GGCGCCCTACGTGCCGTGACGCTGCCTCGAGGACcaagaagcaaaagaagaaaacccGGGATGGGGCGTCTGTTGCCAGTGGAAGCGGGAAGACCCCAGAAAAGCAGGACCCCGAGGAAGCCCCCCTAAGCGCAGAGGCCCAG GCTGAGCAGCTGGCTCGGGAACTGGCCTGGTGCGTGGAAAAGCTGGAGCTGGGACTGAAGATGCAGAGACCCACCCCTAAGCAGA AAGAACAAGCTCTTGGAGCCATCCGAACCTTGCGCAGCCAGAGAACCCCTCTGCCCCGGAAGAGGCAGCTGATGCGCTCTTTGTTTGGGGACTACAGGGCTCAGATAGAAGCCGAGTGGCGCGAGGCCCTGCAGGCTCTCAGGACTG CTGCCCACTCAGCCCAGGTGCAGCCTGTAGGTGAGGCTGCCAGAAAGAAGAGCCGAAGGGTCTGCAGACCTCGTCCAGAAGGAAGGTCCAAGGGCACCTCGGATACTCGTGATGAAGAGTTTAGGTTTAATTTCTTTTAG
- the C15H8orf33 gene encoding UPF0488 protein C8orf33 homolog isoform X1 yields MAVSGMQVGTAFGRSAAPHDPRSFPLSPGSRTSCSGDSGSPRPSQSVCLGRPTCRDAASRTKKQKKKTRDGASVASGSGKTPEKQDPEEAPLSAEAQAEQLARELAWCVEKLELGLKMQRPTPKQKEQALGAIRTLRSQRTPLPRKRQLMRSLFGDYRAQIEAEWREALQALRTAAHSAQVQPVGEAARKKSRRVCRPRPEGRSKGTSDTRDEEFRFNFF; encoded by the exons ATGGCGGTGAGCGGTATGCAAGTGGGGACCGCCTTTGGGCGGTCGGCGGCTCCTCATGACCCTCGTTCTTTCCCCCTTTCCCCAGGCTCCAGGACATCCTGCTCGGGAGACAGCGGCAGCCCCAGGCCCAG CCAGTCCGTCTGCTTAGGGCGCCCTACGTGCCGTGACGCTGCCTCGAGGACcaagaagcaaaagaagaaaacccGGGATGGGGCGTCTGTTGCCAGTGGAAGCGGGAAGACCCCAGAAAAGCAGGACCCCGAGGAAGCCCCCCTAAGCGCAGAGGCCCAG GCTGAGCAGCTGGCTCGGGAACTGGCCTGGTGCGTGGAAAAGCTGGAGCTGGGACTGAAGATGCAGAGACCCACCCCTAAGCAGA AAGAACAAGCTCTTGGAGCCATCCGAACCTTGCGCAGCCAGAGAACCCCTCTGCCCCGGAAGAGGCAGCTGATGCGCTCTTTGTTTGGGGACTACAGGGCTCAGATAGAAGCCGAGTGGCGCGAGGCCCTGCAGGCTCTCAGGACTG CTGCCCACTCAGCCCAGGTGCAGCCTGTAGGTGAGGCTGCCAGAAAGAAGAGCCGAAGGGTCTGCAGACCTCGTCCAGAAGGAAGGTCCAAGGGCACCTCGGATACTCGTGATGAAGAGTTTAGGTTTAATTTCTTTTAG